One genomic window of Cygnus olor isolate bCygOlo1 chromosome 3, bCygOlo1.pri.v2, whole genome shotgun sequence includes the following:
- the INSM1 gene encoding insulinoma-associated protein 1 yields MPRGFLVKRSRRPTPVSYRVRACREAAPLPAGGGAPPPTCPAAPPLPAPAPRESPPPVPFGTPDAAVQALYSPTRPVSRDKYLERSFSLGSPVSAESFPAPAVPSTMDPLLFAPAELKLWAAAAGHAEPPAANNGPGAAPAAPGPAPPAPAGAPPAAAASGRPQPGKRPPGAAEPGRQKAPSGKKAKAIRKLTFEDEVTTSPVLGLRIKEGPVEAPAKARGGCARPLGEFICQLCKEEYGDPFALAQHRCSRIVRVEYRCPECDKVFSCPANLASHRRWHKPRPPAAAKGGPEPGRAPAEEPPKEAGGSGSERDTPSPGGGSEAGSEEGLFECPRCAKRFRRQAYLRKHLLGHPAPAPGAGAAPVPGPALEPAAEVPPAPPPAECRLCPVCGETFPSKSSQERHLRLLHAAQVFPCKYCPATFYSSPGLTRHINKCHPSENRQVILLQVPLRPAC; encoded by the coding sequence ATGCCCCGCGGCTTCCTGGTGAAGCGCAGCCGGCGGCCCACGCCCGTCTCGTACCGGGTGCGCGCCTGCCGCGAGGCCGCCCCACTCCCCGCCGGCGGTGGCGCCCCGCCGCCCACCTGCCCCGCTGCGCCGCCGCTGCCCGCTCCGGCTCCGCGGGAATCGCCGCCGCCGGTGCCCTTCGGGACGCCCGATGCCGCCGTGCAGGCGCTGTACAGCCCGACGCGGCCCGTCAGCAGGGACAAGTACCTGGAGCGCAGCTTCAGCCTGGGCTCGCCCGTCTCGGCGGAGTCGTTCCCCGCGCCGGCCGTGCCCAGCACCATGGACCCGCTGCTCTTCGCCCCCGCCGAGCTCAAGCTCtgggccgccgccgccggccaCGCCGAGCCGCCCGCCGCTAACAACGGCCCCggcgcagcccccgccgcccccggccccgcgccgcccgccccggccggggccccccccgctgccgccgcctccggccgcccccagcccggcaAGCGGCCGCCGGGAGCGGCGGAGCCCGGCAGGCAGAAGGCGCCGTCGGGCAAGAAGGCGAAGGCGATCCGCAAGCTGACCTTCGAGGACGAGGTGACCACGTCGCCCGTGCTGGGGCTGCGCATCAAGGAGGGCCCGGTGGAGGCGCCGGCCAAGGCGCGGGGTGGCTGCGCCCGGCCGCTGGGCGAGTTCATCTGCCAGCTCTGCAAGGAGGAGTACGGGGACCCCTTCGCGCTGGCGCAGCACCGCTGCTCGCGCATCGTCCGCGTGGAGTACCGCTGCCCCGAGTGCGACAAGGTCTTCTCCTGCCCCGCAAACCTCGCCTCCCACCGCCGCTGGCACAAGccgcgcccgcccgccgccgccaaGGGCGGccccgagccgggccgggcacCGGCGGAGGAGCCGCCGAAGGAggcgggcggcagcggcagcgAGCGGGACACGCCAAGCCCCGGTGGCGGCTCGGAGGCGGGCTCCGAGGAGGGGCTCTTCGAGTGCCCGCGTTGCGCGAAGCGGTTCCGCCGGCAGGCCTACCTGCGCAAGCACCTGCTGGGCCACCCGGCACCGGCCCCGGGAGCGGGAGCGGCCCCGGTCCCCGGTCCGGCCCTCGAGCCCGCCGCCGAGGTgccgcccgcgccgccgcccgccgagTGCCGCCTGTGCCCCGTGTGCGGGGAGACCTTCCCCAGCAAGAGCAGCCAGGAGCGACACCTGCGCCTCCTGCACGCCGCCCAGGTCTTCCCCTGCAAGTACTGCCCGGCCACCTTCTACAGCTCGCCCGGCCTCACCCGGCACATCAACAAGTGCCACCCGTCGGAGAACAGGCAGGTCATCCTGCTCCAGGTGCCGCTGCGCCCCGCCTGCTAG